The following are encoded in a window of Streptococcus pasteurianus genomic DNA:
- a CDS encoding MBL fold metallo-hydrolase, whose protein sequence is MKLTTLGCWGAYPYKDGGTTSYLVTSEDGFQLLMDCGSRAVTELEKEISPLDLDAVIISHYHPDHVADLGVLRHYFQLYPKHLWEPKILPIYGHTEDEQEFAKLTLDGVSQGKAYDVNGVEKIGPFDITFIKTVHPVPCYAFRIVEHATGQTLVFTGDTGYFEGLDKFAAGADLFLADVYLYAGNENHPAHLTTKEAGQIAKAAGVTSLVLTHTPPVPPQGIDAENHLQMLKEEAENYADGVSVDLAEPHKSWQLGEL, encoded by the coding sequence ATGAAACTCACAACACTTGGTTGCTGGGGAGCTTACCCATACAAAGACGGCGGAACGACCTCTTATCTCGTTACGAGTGAGGACGGTTTTCAATTGCTTATGGATTGTGGAAGTCGCGCTGTCACAGAATTAGAAAAAGAAATCAGCCCACTTGACTTGGATGCGGTGATTATTTCACATTATCATCCTGACCATGTTGCTGATTTAGGCGTGCTACGCCATTATTTCCAACTATATCCCAAACATCTCTGGGAGCCTAAAATTTTGCCAATCTACGGACACACCGAAGATGAACAAGAATTTGCTAAACTGACTTTAGACGGTGTTTCTCAAGGGAAAGCCTATGATGTCAACGGCGTTGAGAAGATTGGTCCATTCGACATTACCTTTATCAAAACCGTTCACCCTGTTCCTTGCTACGCTTTTCGTATTGTCGAACATGCAACAGGGCAAACACTTGTTTTCACTGGTGATACGGGCTATTTTGAAGGCTTGGATAAATTTGCTGCAGGCGCTGACCTCTTTTTGGCAGATGTTTACCTTTATGCAGGAAATGAAAATCATCCAGCGCATTTGACAACCAAAGAAGCAGGGCAAATTGCCAAGGCTGCAGGTGTGACATCTCTTGTCTTGACGCACACGCCACCAGTTCCACCGCAAGGCATTGATGCCGAAAATCACCTTCAAATGCTTAAAGAAGAAGCAGAAAATTATGCTGACGGTGTTTCTGTTGATTTGGCTGAGCCACACAAATCATGGCAACTTGGTGAGCTATAA
- the tadA gene encoding tRNA adenosine(34) deaminase TadA yields the protein MAEFTQEEKEYFMREALKEAQKSLAKEEIPIGCIIVKNGDIIGRGHNAREERQKAILHAEIMAIDDANENEGNWRLLDSTLFVTIEPCVMCSGAIGLARIPQVIYGAANQKFGGAGSLYDILTDVRLNHRVEVETGILETECAAIMQDFFRKNREKKKAAKQAAQEQS from the coding sequence ATGGCTGAATTTACACAAGAAGAAAAGGAATATTTCATGCGAGAAGCGCTCAAGGAAGCGCAAAAATCGCTAGCAAAAGAGGAAATCCCAATTGGCTGTATTATCGTGAAAAACGGTGATATCATTGGACGTGGCCACAATGCGCGTGAAGAACGTCAGAAAGCTATTTTGCATGCTGAAATCATGGCGATTGATGATGCCAATGAAAACGAAGGCAATTGGCGTTTGCTAGATAGCACCCTATTTGTGACCATTGAGCCTTGCGTGATGTGTAGTGGAGCTATTGGGCTTGCCCGCATTCCGCAAGTGATTTATGGGGCTGCCAATCAAAAATTTGGCGGTGCAGGCAGCCTTTATGATATTCTGACGGACGTTCGTCTCAATCATCGAGTGGAAGTGGAGACTGGGATTTTAGAGACCGAATGTGCAGCTATCATGCAAGATTTTTTCCGTAAAAACCGTGAAAAGAAAAAAGCAGCCAAGCAAGCTGCCCAAGAACAGTCTTAG
- a CDS encoding glucose-6-phosphate isomerase: MTHIKFDYSKLLGQFVEQEEIDFMQPQVNAADEYLRKGTGPGSDFLGWLDLPENYDKEEFARIQKAAAKIQSDSEVLVVIGIGGSYLGARAAIDFLSNHFYNLQASADRKGPQILYAGNSISSTYLAELVEYVKDKEFSVNVISKSGTTTEPAIAFRVFKELLIEKYGQEEANKRIYATTDKAKGAVKVEAVANDWETFVVPDNVGGRFSVLTAVGLLPIAAAGIDIEALMTGANAARQELTSAEISENIAYQYAAIRNILYRKGYITEILANYEPSLQYFGEWWKQLAGESEGKHQKGIYPTSANFSTDLHSLGQFIQEGYRNIFETVVRIDKPRKNVVIPELSEDLDGLGYLQGKDVDFVNKKATDGVLLAHTDGGVPNMFLTLPQQDEFTLGYTIYFFELAIGLSGYLNAVNPFNQPGVEAYKKNMFALLGKPGFEDLSEELNARL, translated from the coding sequence ATGACACATATTAAATTTGATTATTCAAAACTTTTGGGTCAATTCGTCGAACAAGAAGAAATCGACTTCATGCAACCACAAGTCAACGCTGCTGACGAATACTTGCGCAAAGGTACAGGTCCAGGTTCTGACTTCCTTGGTTGGTTAGACCTTCCTGAAAACTACGACAAAGAAGAATTTGCGCGTATCCAAAAAGCTGCTGCAAAAATTCAATCAGACAGCGAAGTTCTTGTTGTTATCGGTATCGGTGGTTCTTACCTTGGAGCTCGTGCGGCTATCGACTTCTTGAGCAACCACTTCTATAACCTTCAAGCATCTGCAGACCGTAAAGGTCCACAAATTCTTTACGCTGGTAACTCAATTTCGTCAACTTACCTTGCAGAATTAGTGGAATACGTTAAAGATAAAGAGTTCTCAGTAAACGTTATCTCTAAATCTGGCACAACAACTGAACCAGCTATTGCTTTCCGTGTCTTTAAAGAACTTTTGATTGAAAAATACGGTCAAGAAGAAGCTAACAAACGTATCTACGCTACAACTGATAAAGCTAAAGGTGCTGTTAAAGTTGAAGCTGTTGCTAACGATTGGGAAACATTTGTTGTTCCAGATAACGTTGGTGGACGTTTCTCAGTATTGACTGCTGTAGGTCTTCTTCCAATCGCTGCCGCTGGTATCGACATCGAAGCTCTTATGACTGGTGCTAACGCTGCACGTCAAGAATTGACTTCTGCTGAAATTTCAGAAAACATCGCTTATCAATATGCTGCTATTCGTAACATTCTTTACCGTAAAGGTTACATCACTGAAATCTTGGCTAACTACGAACCATCACTTCAATACTTCGGTGAATGGTGGAAACAATTAGCTGGTGAATCAGAAGGTAAACACCAAAAAGGTATCTATCCAACATCTGCTAACTTCTCAACTGACCTTCACTCACTTGGTCAATTTATCCAAGAAGGTTACCGTAACATCTTCGAAACAGTTGTTCGTATTGACAAACCACGTAAAAACGTTGTTATCCCTGAATTGTCAGAAGACCTTGACGGTCTTGGATACCTTCAAGGTAAAGACGTTGACTTCGTAAACAAAAAAGCAACTGACGGTGTTCTTCTTGCTCACACTGACGGTGGTGTTCCTAACATGTTCTTGACACTTCCTCAACAAGATGAATTCACTCTTGGTTACACAATCTACTTCTTCGAGTTGGCTATCGGTCTTTCAGGTTACCTTAACGCTGTTAACCCATTCAACCAACCAGGTGTAGAAGCATACAAGAAAAACATGTTTGCTCTTCTTGGTAAACCAGGATTTGAAGACTTGTCAGAAGAATTGAACGCACGTCTTTAA
- a CDS encoding N-acetyldiaminopimelate deacetylase, which produces MTLDLVNIRRDLHQIPEIGLEEFKTQAYLLERIAEITAGKGFVEQRTWRTGILVFLNGSAPEKTIGWRTDIDALPIVEETGLAFASQHEGRMHACGHDMHMTVALGLLNELVQVQPKNNLLFLFQPAEENEAGGMLMYQDNAFGDWKPDEFYGLHVRPDFKVGDIATNTSTLFAGTCEVLVTFKGKGGHAAFPHEANDALVAASYFVTQVQTIVSRNVDPIQGGVVTFGSFHAGTTNNVIAETARLHGTIRTLTQDMSLHIQKRLTEIAKGVAASFDMEVDVHLKQGGYLPVENNPELAQDLMVFFRNREAVNLIDCPPAMTGEDFGYLLNKIPGVMFWLGVDTPYALHHPQMSPNEAALPFAVSEISAFLKEKAK; this is translated from the coding sequence ATGACTTTAGATTTAGTTAATATCCGCCGTGATTTGCACCAGATTCCTGAAATTGGTTTGGAAGAATTTAAAACACAAGCTTATCTGTTGGAGCGTATTGCAGAAATTACGGCTGGAAAAGGTTTTGTAGAGCAACGTACTTGGCGAACTGGCATTCTTGTCTTTTTAAATGGCTCAGCTCCTGAAAAGACGATTGGTTGGCGAACAGATATTGATGCTTTGCCTATTGTAGAAGAAACTGGGTTGGCGTTTGCTAGCCAGCATGAGGGGCGTATGCACGCTTGCGGGCATGACATGCACATGACCGTTGCGCTTGGTTTACTTAATGAATTGGTGCAAGTACAGCCCAAAAATAATTTACTCTTTCTTTTCCAACCAGCAGAGGAAAATGAAGCAGGCGGCATGCTCATGTATCAAGATAATGCCTTTGGTGATTGGAAACCAGATGAATTTTATGGACTTCATGTTCGCCCTGATTTCAAGGTTGGTGATATTGCGACCAATACCTCAACATTGTTTGCAGGAACTTGCGAAGTGTTGGTGACTTTTAAAGGAAAAGGAGGACATGCTGCTTTTCCACATGAAGCAAATGATGCTTTGGTTGCTGCTTCGTATTTTGTCACGCAAGTACAGACAATTGTTAGCCGTAATGTTGACCCAATTCAAGGTGGTGTGGTGACTTTTGGTTCTTTCCATGCTGGAACAACTAACAATGTCATTGCCGAGACAGCGCGTTTGCATGGTACCATTCGAACATTGACGCAGGATATGAGCTTGCATATTCAAAAACGTTTAACGGAAATTGCCAAAGGCGTTGCTGCCAGCTTTGACATGGAAGTTGATGTCCATTTGAAGCAAGGAGGCTATTTGCCTGTGGAAAATAACCCAGAGTTGGCACAAGACTTAATGGTGTTTTTCCGAAATCGAGAGGCTGTTAATTTGATTGATTGCCCGCCTGCGATGACTGGAGAAGATTTTGGTTATCTTTTAAATAAAATTCCCGGTGTGATGTTTTGGCTTGGTGTTGATACGCCTTATGCGCTTCATCACCCACAAATGAGTCCAAATGAAGCTGCCTTACCATTTGCGGTTAGTGAAATTTCAGCCTTTCTTAAAGAAAAAGCAAAGTAG
- the dapD gene encoding 2,3,4,5-tetrahydropyridine-2,6-dicarboxylate N-acetyltransferase has product MTAQKMTAQEIIAFIGNAEKKTNVKVTFEGELAAAVPESVIKLGNVLFGDWKDIEPLLANLTENKDYIVEQDGRNSAVPLLDKRRINARIEPGAIIRDQVTIEDNAVVMMGAVINIGAEIGAGTMIDMGAVLGGRAIVGKNSHIGAGAVLAGVIEPASADPVRIGDNVLVGANAVVIEGVQVGNGSVVAAGAIVTKDVPENVVVAGVPARVIKEIDAKTQQKTALEDALRNL; this is encoded by the coding sequence ATGACTGCACAAAAAATGACTGCTCAAGAAATTATCGCATTTATCGGAAATGCTGAGAAAAAAACAAATGTTAAAGTGACATTTGAAGGTGAATTAGCAGCAGCTGTTCCAGAAAGTGTCATTAAGCTTGGTAATGTGCTTTTTGGTGATTGGAAAGACATTGAGCCACTTTTAGCAAACTTGACTGAAAATAAAGACTATATTGTTGAACAAGATGGTCGTAATTCAGCTGTGCCATTGCTTGATAAACGCCGTATTAACGCTCGTATCGAACCGGGGGCTATCATTCGTGACCAAGTGACAATCGAAGACAATGCGGTTGTTATGATGGGAGCTGTGATTAATATTGGTGCTGAAATCGGTGCAGGAACAATGATTGACATGGGTGCTGTTCTTGGTGGTCGTGCCATTGTTGGTAAAAATAGCCATATCGGTGCAGGTGCCGTTCTTGCAGGTGTAATTGAACCAGCTTCAGCTGACCCTGTGCGTATCGGAGACAACGTCCTTGTCGGTGCTAATGCGGTCGTTATCGAAGGGGTTCAAGTCGGTAATGGTTCTGTTGTTGCTGCGGGAGCTATTGTTACCAAAGATGTCCCTGAAAATGTTGTTGTAGCAGGTGTTCCAGCGCGTGTCATCAAAGAAATTGATGCCAAAACACAACAAAAAACAGCACTCGAAGACGCTTTGCGTAATTTGTAA
- a CDS encoding biotin transporter BioY, which translates to MKNVRDLLYIAMMTTILVILGFIPAIPLGFIPVPIVLQNLGIMLAGVLLGWKKGCLSILLFFLLGMFIPAFSGSTLFAVFAGPTAGYVVAWFFVPILINVILKIFKTSSFINNLIAILLGGVLFVDVVGAIYLSVYIHTPLLTSLLSNLVFIPGDTIKAIIASVVAYKFKDRLIVP; encoded by the coding sequence ACAACTATTCTTGTCATTTTAGGTTTTATTCCAGCCATTCCACTGGGTTTTATCCCTGTTCCAATTGTTTTGCAAAATTTGGGAATCATGTTAGCAGGTGTGCTCTTAGGTTGGAAAAAAGGGTGCCTGTCGATTCTTCTGTTTTTCCTTTTGGGGATGTTTATTCCGGCTTTTTCTGGTAGTACCTTGTTTGCTGTTTTTGCTGGACCAACGGCTGGTTATGTGGTTGCTTGGTTTTTTGTGCCAATTCTAATCAATGTGATTTTGAAAATTTTTAAGACATCATCTTTTATTAATAATTTAATTGCAATTTTACTAGGTGGTGTTTTATTTGTTGATGTGGTGGGAGCAATTTATCTATCTGTTTATATACACACACCTTTGTTGACTTCTCTTTTATCAAATCTTGTATTTATCCCAGGAGATACGATTAAGGCAATTATTGCTAGTGTTGTAGCCTATAAATTTAAAGATAGACTGATAGTGCCGTAA